Proteins encoded in a region of the Esox lucius isolate fEsoLuc1 chromosome 9, fEsoLuc1.pri, whole genome shotgun sequence genome:
- the LOC105012265 gene encoding arf-GAP with dual PH domain-containing protein 2 isoform X2 — MQSWLPFYLTNPDWASYRLGVFVCVNCSGTHRDLPDISRIKSIHLDFWDDSLVEFMKTKGNAASNAFFEKCVPAYYYRPQQHDCVILKDQWIRAKYERREFTGEKQFLQQVYSADLYEGILWKKGKDNKQFLKRRFVLSKTDFTLRYFTKGDKPKAVISMKNIDVVFQPEKIDHAHGLQISYLEEERTRNLFVYHDKSLEIVSWFNAIRATRYAYLKKIYPDARNSVLVPLITRSNIKEGYMEKTGPTQWEPFKKRWFILNLSDRKLSYFKTSVDALELGAVFIGTEAHGYSVRECQPKQARGGRWKFGVTLDTPGRQFVFLCDQEEDQREWIEALKEVMAQPMLLQHYNTEANMRRMKK, encoded by the exons ATCCTGACTGGGCCTCATACAGactgggtgtgtttgtatgtgtgaacTGCTCAGGTACGCATCGAGATTTGCCTGACATCAGCCGAATAAAGTCTATACATTTGGATTTCTGGGATGATTCCCTGGTGGAG TTCATGAAGACGAAGGGTAACGCTGCATCCAATGCCTTCTTTGAGAAGTGTGTCCCTGCATATTACTACCGCCCACAGCAGCATGACTGTGT CATTCTTAAAGATCAGTGGATACGTGCTAAATACGAGAGGAGAGAATTCACTGGAGAGAAACAATTCCTTCAACAAGTTTATAGTGCAG ACCTTTATGAAGGAATTCTGTGGAAGAAAGGAAAAGACAACAAGCAATTCCTGAAAAGGAGATTTGTGCTCTCTAAAACAGACTTCACCTTGAGATACTTTACAAAGGGGGAT AAGCCCAAAGCAGTTATCTCCATGAAGAACATCGATGTTGTGTTCCAGCCAGAAAAGATAGACCATGCCCATGGGTTACAGATCTCCTACCTCGAGGAAGAACGCACTAGAAACCTGTTTGTATATCATGACAAGAGTCTG GAAATCGTGTCCTGGTTTAATGCAATTCGGGCCACCCGATACGCTTACCTGAAGAAGATCTACCCTGATGCCAGGAACAGTGTT CTTGTACCTTTGATAACCAGAAGTAACATTAAAGAAGGTTACATGGAGAAAACGGGTCCAACG CAATGGGAGCCATTCAAGAAGAGATGGTTCATCCTTAACCTGTCAGACAGAAAGCTGTCCTACTTCAAAACTTCAGTG GACGCCTTGGAACTGGGAGCCGTCTTCATCGGGACAGAAGCCCATGGCTACTCCGTGAGGGAGTGCCAGCCCAAGCAGGCCCGTGGAGGCAGGTGGAAGTTCGGGGTCACCCTGGATACTCCAGGCAGGCAGTTCGTCTTCCTGTGTGACCAAGAAGAAGACCAGAGGGAGTGGATAGAAGCCTTGAAAGAGGTCATGGCACAGCCCATGCTACTACAGCACTACAACA